Proteins encoded in a region of the Candidatus Baltobacteraceae bacterium genome:
- a CDS encoding DUF488 domain-containing protein — protein sequence MNGGRNGYIGEVELLTLGHGTASQEDLAARIRAAQIARLVDVRSVPKSRRHPHVWREQMELWVPSETGATYTWAAELGGFRKAQPDSLNTALRHPSFRGYADYMETDRFRDALALLLETAARQRTAIMCSETLWWRCHRRLIADAAVLLHGVEIAHLSADGKAHPHVPTDGVRRVGDHLRYDQEVA from the coding sequence ATGAACGGGGGCCGCAACGGATATATAGGTGAGGTGGAACTCCTCACGCTCGGTCACGGAACCGCCTCCCAAGAGGACTTGGCTGCGAGAATACGGGCGGCGCAGATCGCTCGGCTCGTCGACGTGCGCAGCGTCCCCAAGAGCCGCCGCCATCCCCACGTGTGGCGCGAGCAGATGGAACTCTGGGTACCGAGCGAGACTGGGGCGACCTATACGTGGGCTGCCGAACTCGGCGGCTTTCGGAAGGCCCAACCCGATTCGCTCAATACGGCGCTTCGCCACCCATCCTTCCGCGGGTACGCCGACTACATGGAGACCGATCGCTTTCGCGACGCGCTCGCTCTGCTGCTCGAAACGGCCGCCCGCCAGCGAACGGCGATCATGTGCAGCGAAACGCTGTGGTGGCGGTGTCATCGGCGCCTCATCGCCGACGCGGCCGTGCTGCTCCACGGGGTCGAGATCGCGCACCTGAGCGCGGATGGTAAGGCGCACCCGCACGTCCCGACGGACGGCGTTCGGAGGGTCGGCGACCATCTGCGCTACGACCAAGAGGTGGCGTGA
- a CDS encoding acyl-CoA thioesterase, whose translation MISRFQVPFADIDMLRHVNNVAYIRWAETMRSEYFAQVMHGDIHSALGMIQATIDFTYERQLTYREQIAIGCRIPRIGTKSFDFYYEVWSETHGKRAAHGITTVVAFNFVENVSIPVPQMWRDAIATYERGPQRIYR comes from the coding sequence TTGATCTCTCGCTTCCAAGTGCCCTTCGCGGATATCGACATGCTCCGCCACGTCAACAACGTTGCCTATATTCGCTGGGCCGAGACCATGCGCTCGGAGTATTTCGCGCAGGTGATGCATGGCGACATCCACAGCGCCCTCGGAATGATTCAGGCGACGATCGACTTTACGTACGAGCGGCAGCTCACCTATCGCGAGCAAATCGCGATCGGGTGCCGAATTCCGCGCATCGGCACCAAATCGTTCGACTTCTACTACGAAGTCTGGAGTGAGACGCACGGCAAGCGTGCGGCCCACGGCATCACCACCGTCGTCGCCTTCAATTTCGTCGAGAACGTCTCCATACCGGTTCCGCAAATGTGGCGCGATGCGATCGCCACGTATGAACGGGGGCCGCAACGGATATATAGGTGA
- the selD gene encoding selenide, water dikinase SelD, with product MTKADILRLTHLSSCAGUASKMDAGVLAQVLRDLPPIDDPNVLVGTSTADDAGVYRLTDELALVQTVDFFTPIVDDPRTFGRIAAANALSDVYAMGGRPVTALAIAAFPENLDPSILGAILAGGAEKAAEAGIHVIGGHTIKDDEPKYGLSVTGVVHPDRIVRNDSGRAGDVLVLTKPLGTGILTTARRRDLIDEAALEPAIASMAALNRLAGEAMVACGAHAATDITGFGLIGHLREMTGDKLGARIDSGAVPIFERALELAREGAAPGGTRNNFENALANGVLFEDAIEPALRLLLCDAQTSGGLLIAIAPDQAGVLLERLSSQGVDARRIGELTAGGALEIRA from the coding sequence ATGACCAAAGCGGATATCCTTCGGCTCACGCATCTTTCCAGTTGCGCCGGTTGAGCCTCCAAAATGGACGCGGGCGTCCTCGCGCAAGTCTTGCGCGATTTGCCACCGATCGACGATCCAAACGTGCTCGTCGGTACCAGTACGGCCGATGATGCCGGAGTCTATCGCCTGACCGACGAGCTCGCGCTCGTGCAGACGGTCGATTTCTTCACGCCCATCGTCGACGATCCGCGCACGTTCGGGCGGATTGCCGCCGCCAACGCGCTCTCGGATGTCTACGCCATGGGCGGCCGGCCGGTGACCGCCTTGGCGATCGCCGCCTTTCCCGAAAATCTTGATCCGTCAATTTTGGGCGCCATTCTGGCCGGCGGTGCCGAGAAAGCTGCCGAGGCGGGGATCCACGTCATCGGGGGCCATACGATTAAGGACGACGAGCCGAAATACGGCCTCTCGGTTACGGGCGTCGTTCACCCGGATCGCATCGTTCGCAACGATTCGGGGCGCGCCGGCGACGTGCTCGTGCTTACGAAACCGCTGGGAACCGGCATATTAACGACCGCCCGGCGTCGCGACTTGATCGACGAGGCGGCACTGGAACCGGCCATCGCCTCGATGGCGGCGCTCAATCGCCTGGCGGGCGAAGCGATGGTGGCCTGCGGCGCGCACGCCGCCACCGATATCACCGGCTTCGGATTGATCGGACACCTGCGCGAAATGACCGGCGACAAGCTCGGGGCACGGATCGATTCCGGCGCCGTCCCGATCTTCGAGCGCGCCCTAGAACTCGCGCGCGAGGGTGCCGCACCGGGCGGCACGCGCAACAACTTCGAGAACGCGCTGGCGAACGGCGTGCTCTTTGAGGACGCGATCGAGCCCGCCTTGCGCCTGCTCCTGTGCGACGCGCAGACATCGGGCGGCCTGCTCATCGCCATCGCACCGGACCAGGCGGGCGTGCTGCTCGAACGCCTGAGCTCGCAAGGCGTCGATGCCCGCCGCATCGGAGAACTCACCGCCGGCGGTGCGCTCGAAATTCGCGCCTAG